One part of the Mya arenaria isolate MELC-2E11 chromosome 3, ASM2691426v1 genome encodes these proteins:
- the LOC128228118 gene encoding ras-like protein family member 12: MSGRRKQEFNIVLLGAVGVGKSALTVKFITRRFIMEYDPSIEDIYTKQEDVDGQELIVNIMDTFEKDDSNSDRYYSWADAYMIVYGITDRDSFATARDYLVRVTDYLKATGKDCPVALVGNKSDLERYRQITKLEGQALSCDFDGLFFECTAAEEYECVEDTFHGLIYSIQKHRGDKHTVCPPPLFISEERLQSGLKTRPRSPRNGAADKKDEKSPNKKTPTSFKLFNKSFKIFN, encoded by the exons CTCTGACAGTGAAGTTCATCACCCGACGTTTTATCATGGAATACGACCCATCTATAG aggacatttacacaaaacaagAGGACGTGGACGGACAAGAACTCATTGTCAACATAATGGACACATTTGAAAAG GACGACTCGAATAGTGATCGGTACTATAGTTGGGCGGACGCATACATGATCGTGTACGGTATAACAGACCGGGACAGTTTCGCCACTGCGCGGGATTATCTGGTCAGGGTCACTGACTATTTGAAGGCCACGGGGAAAGACTGTCCTGTCGCGCTCGTTGGAAATAAGTCTGACCTTGAACGTTACAG GCAAATCACGAAACTCGAAGGACAAGCACTCAGTTGTGACTTTGACGGACTATTTTTTGAGTGTACAGCAGCGGAGGAATACGAATGTGTGGAGGACACATTTCACGGACtaatttattcaatacaaaaacacaggGGAGACAAACACACAGTCTGTCCGCCACCTTTGTTTATATCAGAGGAAAGACTACAGTCGGGATTGAAAACCAGACCACGTTCTCCAAGAAACGGTGCCGCCGACAAAAAGGACGAAAAATCACCAAATAAAAAGACTCCCACAAGCTTCAAGCtattcaataaaagttttaagatttttaattga